GGGCATTAGGAAATTCACGATGAATTACTGAACTTATATTAGATCAATTCTATTACTTCTGGTCCCTAAGTTTTGTTGAATCTACTATGCGGATTTGATTGGAAAACATTAAACGCCtagaaattccaaatttctataaaattacATGTCTGAATTAAATAAGGTCTAATCTGAGAACTTTATATTCGCTGAAGTAATACTGCATGACTCTTAACATTTGATCACCAGGATGACTCACAAAAATGCAACCGTATAAATACgtgtgaaaattgatttatctCTGTAACATCACTCTGGAATTTACTTTGAATCTACCACCAAAGCTTGTTATTGCGcatctgaattttctgtaatatCCAATAAATTTCTAGTACCATAACTCTTGATGGTAAATAGATTTACTGATTTAGAAGAAACTGaatcaaaaaatcacataaGTCGCCTCTACTTTCCGTTTCAATCAACTTCTCAGCATAGgtttttcagttaaaaatgtataatatggtAATGACTCAATTTATGTTCCATTGATACTTGAACTTCTGCATGCAAAATCCTATCTTCAATGGGGgactttggtgaaattttgatacattttttacacaaacaattttttagtttCCAAAATGGctataaaaaaacaagaattctTTCCATCATGTGGCTGAGAAGCCAGACGTAGCACCACGATAATCTACATTTTGCAGGTATTCTTTTATTAGATATTTTGTAGTTGaactaaaaatgaagaaattatttgtatcaaaatttcaactaaGTCTCAACTTATAGTACATGACACGTTAGTACATTTGCATAATACGAATAGcaattccaagtttttttatcaatttaaaaaaactataGCAAATGTTTATAATAGAATATGGTAATTTCAAGGAATCAAGGGAAGCTAACTCTTAACGACTGctcataagaaaaattttcgcatgTAGTATCCCAATAATTGGAATTATGAACGATCAACAATAAGACGCATTCATTGAACTTTATCGCATATGCaatattttgcttttttttccaatggtGCAGCATTCTAATACTCTGTTTGGCAGTTTAATAGCAGCACATTACTCTagtaatagtaaaaatatcggaaaataatattgattaCCCTTCCGCAGTACAGTAGTGATTTACTAGGATGAAAACTAGAAGATTTGGAGTTCAAATCCCAAATTCCGATTGATTGACGTTAGACTAGCACAGCAATTTATTGCAAACAATAATCatttacttattgttaattaatacTAATTcataattcagaattttaccTTGCACTCTGGAATCTCGAAACATCCAATAAACAATGCCTTTACAGTTGTCCTTGACTTTGTCCGTGGCAGTCAGGACCctaattctttttttgttaaatttaaaCGTCATTACAGATTCCGAATGCTGAAACATTTGAATACATGATAACGAGTCTCAGTGTTTGTTGACAGTTAAGAATTGACATTTTGAACAACAACACAATGCTCGGTAGAAATTTAGGTGTCCTTACGTTTTTTCTGTCTTCCTCCAATTTgttaacaaaatttgaaagtttcgCACGTTTTGCGACAAATTTATccatatttattgattttcttaatttttccgtGTAATGTAGATTATCTGAGATATCGTATTTATCCTACATTCAATATTATCGACAGCGAGGTTTCATTAACCTCAATTTTTTGCTAACAAATCATCACTATACTACTGAAATATAATCATACTATTTCAGTGCACTGTATTCACGTAATATAGGGTGCATTCCGAAAGCAGCTCCCACTACTGTCAACAACCTTTTATCTCTGGTTCGTCAGtagctctgcctctgtcctagggagttttagAACGCACCCAATAGGGCATGTTCCTCTTTTCGCTGCCAGTAGTGGCAGCACTGCAAACATACTCAGATCACCAGAGTCCCTACCGAACACTATATGTGTAGTTGTGTCTCTCTCCGTACAGTCCAGTCCTCCAGTGTCCTCcagtcaaaaaaattatatcgagTAGATGAAATACATATCAACTGAACACCAGAGACAAAACTAAATTATGACGCTATCTCTCTCGGTTCGCTGCTCTTCTGTGCCACTGATAACAGGCGCACATAATGCACCCGTGAAAAGATAGTAGAAATCGCTTAAGCGAGCGCATCTAGTTATACTAcgtccttctctttctccgaGTCGACTACTTTTTCGGCATCGATGCTTCCTCCATGTTCCATCCTCTAAGGATAAAACTCATTAATTTCATGCCCATAATGTATCTGGTAGGTCTTTCGTGAAACAGGTCAAGATAAGCACAGCACACCGGTGCCACTTGGATCACCTGTTTTCCTATTCGAAATCATTCAAACATATAGTCGTGCGTTGAAAGTGCatttttcacagaaaaatAGAGAATCACATTTTAACATAtcattttttaagaatttttttcgggTAGAACTGAAAGTTCAAAACAAATCGGgggtatcaatttttcatgctcATCAACTAAATGTAAAATCCTGTACATTTGACAATCTCCCGTTGAGCCGTTTCGCAGATCATCGGGGGAGTTTTCCAAAATTgaattgtcgaattttttcagacttaCGTTCAATAAAAGAAGAACATCGTTGTTTTTCAAGCTCATCAATTGAACgaagttgaagttagtaacgttaacttGACAAAACCTCAGGAAAAGAATCCCTGTTCTTCAATTTCAGAAGAGTTTTAAAGTATAATCGTtaagagtttaaaaaaataagtgtacaattttactttattgCGATTTACTGAATTTGATATAATTCTAAGTTTTGAAATAACGACTATTTTCATAGTAATGCATCGTTGCAGTGAGtacattactaacttcaaccttaCTCATTTGAATGTGAAGCCgcgtaaattttcaatctttttatCGACCCGTTGCTGATATCATCGCCGTAGTTTGTCGGGACAGACCGACAGACCGACATACCGACATTGTTgtagaaacttgtttttcgaaTACTGTAGATCcgaaaacgtgaaaatttattgaaattagaaaaatcctGTTTCGATCAAAACCAATACGTGTCCTATATTATCATAGGTgacaaagagtaaaaaaaaatgttatacatTTTAGTAAAGATTTCAACTATAGAGAAACCaaaattcctgaaaaaattgttcaaacttattaaaaatcgACAATAATTGAAAGCAGTTTGATGCATGGAATAGAAGATGTTAATTATTGGGTTAAACGCTcacttttcagaaaattttaatattttgatttttcgaaagaaaaaacattccagacaaacaaaaaatacccATCTTCTCTTTTCGCGTATACTTCACGTAATAAAGGTCCCAtggatttgtaaaaatttgagctcAATACTTGTGTGCGATATAACACGGAATTACCTGCTATTATGTGTTCGTCTTGGAATTCACGTATGAACGATGGAATTAGTTACAATAAATGAAGTTTCTTATTCCCACTAACCGTAATGACTATAATGAAATAGATATGCACTGTCGTTAGCATGAATAAGAACCAAAGATATgaaagtgtattttttttagaatcagTCTCACATAACTTTCAAGTTAATATACCCAAATAGGTTGGTTTTTTTCAATAGGACTTGGACAAagttacaatatttaaaaaaaactgatgtTGCAGAGGATCCCAGTTCGACATATACAACATGAAACCCGTTCGCATTAGTACTTTTGGACTAGCTAGCAAACGATTACACGTCGCTTACTTGTTATGGAACTATTGTGGTTGGTCTAGAACTGCTTGGAGCATTTATAAAGGTTATAATCGAACGTAACTATAGATGTGACTTATAAATAACCGCAAGAGGAGTACTattttcgagatatttatttaattttgaaaaaaacgcgGTCTATTCTGAAACCTTGTAGCCGTAGAGTTCAATATTCGTCACCAAGTTTGTTGAAGTGTTTTCATCAATCGCTCGTTTGGCATGATCCATACAAGTTTTTAAcaggaaattatttaaaaccTGTACGAAATGTAATGTGTGCATGAGTGTGTGCATATAAGTGTCACCTCAAAATTGTTTGCAGACACACTCTTGTACGCCACTCTTGAGATTCGTATCAACTAATGGATAAAATCTTTATATCATTAATCTACCGGGAGTCTCTGATGAAAGTGCCCATTCCGAGCCACGCGCCACCGTTAGCGCCAACACACGCACAACTTTTACGTTGGCCGAGCGTGCCTTCAAACGCTGCGAACGAAAATTTGTGCATATGTTGACGCAGGTGGTGGCGCGTGGTTCGAAGTCGACATTTTCACCAGAAACTCCCGGTATATAGATAAATACAAGTATTGGTCACACTCCCAACCCTTTAAACcgcagaaagaaaatttgaagacgTCAGAAAGGCTCAGCCAGTTAATAAGATAAGTAAATTTGCACTCCATCCTTATCAATGTgtattgaagaaattttagaatttcaatAGTGTTCttgaaaaactgtaaaacagaatttttcggTCAAGGTACagagcaaaaaatatttaaaaattttatctacaACCAAGGAAACAGGAGAACTAAAGAGGTCAAAAAACTTGGTTCTGACAGTTTTTCGATACCTGCATTATTAAAATTCCGTCAACACATATAATTGTTAAGAAGTGAGTGGAAATCTACCTAACTTGATCTGCATGAGACTTTTAACTGGATGCCTGTGTGctcaaaaattacgaaatgtgatgacattttttttaaatgtaccGCAAATCGTAAGGATACCGCAAATAGTCTGCGAAAGTCTAGTAACTGCGAAATTGAGGTAACTCGTTTGCTGGAAAACTCCCCACAGAGAATGTATCATGGAGCGAATCCCTGAACTCAAACACAAAGTTGTATTATCGCCTACGTCTCAAGCAGACACGTAGGATAAGCAAAAAGAATATTTCGTTTTTACTTCGagattactatatatatatatttgaatacaTTATTTACAGCTTTTAGTCGTATGTACCTCTCCTACACCTAGTACGTTCTAGTACAGCACACAAATGTCGTTTTAAAATCTATGCAGTACGTAATATCCTTCGTGTCGCGCATAGTTCAAAACCAAATGACGACGAATAAAAAACCGGTACgtgtaaaaaaatgcaataaattttacatccGTGATCTTTCTCACACATCGCTCACTCTCGCCCGTAAGCTTTGCAAAAGAATCCGTAATGCATTCTTACACAACACGAAACTGTAATTCAAGTGTCGCGGTTTTTCACAAAGGTctgtatacataggtatactcTCTGTGGCAGTAAAAACCGTTGTAAACTTCTATTcaagtaatattatatacgtagatATGCATGTGTGTACGTAACATAGATGTGATACACGTCTATTTTTAAGTAAATCAATGCAACTACGCCGTTATTCCGGTCTGCCCAGATGTTATTACAATGTTACGTTACGTTGGAGATTCAAAGAGTCGTGAGTCGGATGTGGCCAAAGACGGGCGaaggaaaatttgataatccAGTTGAAGAGCATTTATTCGGATCACCCTTGGATTGATTACGACACATTAATCTACTACCGCTTGTTTAACATGCGAAACAATCGCCAATGGTGGCCTTGAATAATATGTCAGAATCAATCTAAGGGTTCGGTAGCGTAGAACTTGTGACAGACAGGCGAGTAGCCAGGCAAGCAGGCGGGCAAGCAGGACAGACGCACGGAAAGCGTACGGGTAATCGCACACGCCGGGTTGCACACCGTACAACGCATACAACGAAATGTCGGCGCGCCAAGGGGCAGGAGTGGGGGGGAGCCAATGCGGTGAAGGAATCGACGTCACGTGGGCAGCTCGCAGGGAGCAAGACCGAAGAGACTGCGAGAGCAGACCTACCCAACTCACAATACCGTGCATTTCAGCTGCTGTCTACACGGCAGCTTAGCATACATCGGACGTAGGGAGCGTTGAATGGCCGCTGCTATGCGCTACGCTCTACAGCATTTAGTTAGCTAGTTTCAATCGTGCATACGACACACATTAGCCATAATAGTAACAGCAAAATGACTATAATTGTCTTTTTGATCGACACGTCGGCCTCTATGAATCAGAGGGCCTATTTGGGCGGGCGCCCTACGCTCTTGGACGTAGCCAAGAGCGCGGTGGAGACTTTCGTTAAGGTACGCTAGCTTTTCAAACGATTCCCCGTCAATATCCCTAaccgatattattttctagGTACGGCAGAGATCGCCGGAAAGCCGCGGGGACCGTTACATGCTGCTAACGTTCGAAGAACCTCCTCAAAATATCAAGGTACGTCTGCGTTTCAGCCATTCCTGCCATGTTGACTCCTCGAGTTTTCCGTTCGCTGCCGGATTTCGACCCTAGTTTACCTCCGACACAAGCCCCAATATAGAAAACTACATCCATGGTTGCACGAACGGGTTACGGACGAGCCGTGACCGTGATATCCTGGAAATTATTCCTGCTTCTGGGTTAAATTATTCCATCTATCGGGGATCAACGTGCCCCCTGCGATTTGTCGTCCTCCGCTGACGATGGGAGAGAGGTGCACACTGGGTAATCTTACCGAGTATCGCCGGTGGGGGAAACTCACAATCACCGCGCCCCCTACCGCCCGCCACGCATCGCATTGACACAGCCCTGAGGTTGCCTGAGTGAGGTGTGTGACTGTGTGTCAGAGGCTGATTGCGAGCGTCGAGCGGCAACCGCACGCCTCctagaaattaattacaatgtAGTAGAAATTTGTTGTAATTACGATTATGAATATTTCTCATTGATCCAATGAAGATGAGTTATTGGTAATCGATGTTGAATGCTGAATGATTGATTCAGACACTTCTCGGAACTATATTACCCATTTCAATGCCACAAATTGAAAACTAGTTTACAAATTCTGTTATGCttttttctggctgtaacaaCAGTTTTCTAATCACAAATCTCAAATTCACAGATCTTTGAGGATCCTGTGAACTAATCTCAATCAAATATCACCATGTACTACCAGATGTTAGGAATATCCTTAACAGGAATCTACCAAACTGGATCGCTTTCCGGTTGACATCAATATCCCTCAGCTGATATTTAAGACATTGGCTCGATAATTAGCAGCATACTTTCTAAACTACTTAAGAAATTCAGGTTGTCACTTCTGATCCACTCACACATGGAAAAAGACTAATAGTCACTCATCCACCAgattaaagttgaaaatttctatccaatccaattttttcaagtagCTAAGAATAATGACATGCTCCACAAGTTGATAGTGTAGTAGAACTACAGTCCTGCACCATACGAGTAAAAGGATTTTTCtatgaaattggaaaatcatttttgGGACAGTGGTACCATTGTCTCAGTAAAGAAATACTCGTATTAGTTCAGTATTATTTCAATGTACTGCAGGACTTATAGATATTTTACGAAGGAAATTGATTTGATTTACATCTGTATTAAAGGTCTTGTGTTACAGAGATTTGTTGAATACTAAGCAAACATTAATTCATATGTGACTTGAATCACAATTCCAAACTTcctttatattttattgattgaGCTGACCTTGATACCATTGCAAAGGCATAATCCATGTTAATTGACCAACACTGCACCAAAACTTGAACTGGACCATCTTGTTTTGGATTCGAACAAATAAGCGAAGGTTCCCAATTTCCCAATCTAGATTTGCTTAGGACATATTTTAAGTATAATTTTGGGTCATAGGAAAAGATTTCTTGGAAAAGTTCATTGCCTGTAAATTCAGGTATTCAAAATTTGCAGTCTACTAATGTTCATTATTTCATCATCTTGACTTGTTATAAGCCTTAGAGCATCAATGATTGAAACTTGGAATTATTTGTAAGAACAATGCTTGTGGAAGgagaattcttttttccccattaTGTTATAtcttaaaattagaaaatcttGGTAtgacctgtttttttttctgaaaaaattaggtgtCAAGTAATCGCAAAatcatcttcaatttttaatagaaTGCTTTGCTATTTTAATGATTTAGTGTCGAATCGTTGCATTATATTAAATCGTTCCTGAGATACAATCAGtccaaattaaaaaattgcaatatttttgagttttgaaaacttgaatttcCATGAGTACAGTTTGAGAAGTCTGCCTCGAACTGTACATATACTGATCATGTTGATCATGATGATCTTCTTAAGCTTTCCCCAATTCTAACTCTAACTAATTAATGAACTTAATGATAAAATATGTTGGGTTAATCGCTAAATTTTACTTATAGGCAGGCTGGAAGGAAAACCTGGCAACGTTTATGAACGagctgaaaaatttacaatgtgTTGGCCTTACAACTTTGGGTGCAGCTCTGAAGCACGCCTTGGATGTCCTCAATATCAATCGTATGCAGACAGGTATCGATACATATGGTCAAGGCAGATGTCCATTCTATTTGGAGCCCTCGGTCATAGTCGTGATTACGGATGGTGGAAAATATACAGCTAATGGAGGAGTACAACAGGATGTAAGTGGATAAGTACAAACATGATATAATAGTTTGAGCGATGAGTCGATCTTTTATTTAGTCTCAATTTCCAGTCTTGATTGCAGTCACTATTCTTTAAATAATAGGACGATTTGATGTCCAGTTTGTTGTGATgcttattttctaatttaataCACTTATTTAGTAACgaatatttcttttgtttttatttacagttTGTTCTACCCATGCATTCACCTATACCTGGTACAGAGCTAACGAAAGAACCATTCAGATGGGATCAGCGATTGTTTTCTTTGGTCTTGAGACTATCTGGTACCCCAGCTGTGGAACGAGATACTGGACTCGTAGCCAGTGATTCGTCACCGATAGATGCTATGTGTGAAGTCACTGGAGGTAAATTagtatttttatgtatatgtactcAAATTAACGAAGTACCGGCATTTTTGTCTGAAGTAAGCTTCACATACAAGAAGCTGGTAACGTATGCATCTCTTTTAGAGAGGTATGTACACATTACAGGGATCGTTTCGAATGAATCACAGTTCTTCACAGCAAAAAGTCAGAATTTCTAAGTTATGACCTCTTGTAGTAATatataatcaaatttattgCGAGAACAATTGCTTCAATATGGTATATATGAAGAAATGTCTGTCAAAATGggtgaattttggaaatttatatctcgaaaactattcaatttgatattgttatttatttgttttttttcaatatgatGCAGACTAaacttgcataatttttttctattgaaatCAATTGATAAAAAGCATTGTTATTGACATAAACGTAATTTTGgatactttattatttttaccgccatacttttttttctaaacaaaatGGTAATTGTCTGgagtttaaatttgttttttcgaccaaaattTATGACTTTTCCTATATCGTAACATAAAAATGTGATAACTATTAAAAGAATGGAATAGTGGCAGAAGATAAACTACTTCGATCATAGACATTGCACTAAGATCACAGACTATCAATGGTTGagtcatttttggagataTCTAGGCACCGGAAAACATGTCTCTGCGCGAAATACGATTGACGATATTGTCAATAACAATGCTTCTTGTTGattgattttaataaaaagaatataCAAATGAATCTCTACTTAGATAATTTTGAACAACGCAATCCccaatcgaattgaataattgtttgTCAAGATATAAATTCCCGAAGTTCATACACTTTTTGGATATCTATTCATATTATACCCCTTTGAATTACAGATTGTACCCTTCATTCATTACTTCTGTACAATGAAGCTATCTTGGGCCAGTGGGCACAGAATATGACCCTACTTCTGTAATTGAGAGTGCACAACAGATATTCTTGACCAGCatcaaattaacaaaaatctAATGAAAGCgttgcaatatttttggttGAGCCCAAAATAGCTTTGTTGTAGGACTTTCCTATCGCATTCCAGGCAAGCACAAGTTTGACAAATGCCTTCAACATTGCAGCATTTACTAACAAAAACGTCATATCACAAATTCTGATTTTTGACTGACTATTGCTTTCAAATACTGATAgagaaattttgtaataaatccTCTGCATCGAGGCATTAATTTACAACATATCAATGGTTGAAAATATCACTGCATAAGGTGCATAAATTCGTAACACTCTTAGCagcttggaaattttttttattcggttgtatttcatctttttaaacacatttgaataaaatctataATTTATGCTCATTGTATTACATGTTCAAATCCTGAGGTATTCAGCAGACTCAAATCGTACTCtagcgaaaaatttgaatgtttaTAGTTACtcgaatgaaaaaactgaACCTCGTCAAtatagaatgaagaaaattattaatcgatGTTGAATTCAATGTTAATTTCTGATACTACTCCTATCTCAGGTCGTTCGTATTGCATAACGTCACATAGAATGATGATGCAGTGCATAGATTCACTGGTTCAGAAGGTCCAGTCCGGAGTTGtaataaactttgaaaaaattggtcCAGATCCACCGCCTCTGGCGAACGATGCACAGCATCCAGACGATGAtgaaaatgaggatgaaatgAATCTATTGAATGGTATTAGACCTCAGTTCCCTCCGAATACAATGGCGCCTGGAAATACCGCCTGGCATTCGTGTCGAAGGTTAATTTATGTACCACGATCAGCACAGAAGGGCTTTGCAGTAGGCTTTTGGCCAATTCCTGAAAGTTTCTGGCCTGATCTCAGTGCGAGTTCGTTGCCGCCAAGGTCTGCACATCCAAATGTGAAGTTTACTTGCACTAGTCAAGAACCAATGGTTATTGAAAATCTGCCTTTTGACAAATACGAACTTGAACCAAGTCCTCTGACGCAGTATATTCTTGCAAGAAAACAGCCCACAATTTGTTGGCAAGTTTTTGTGGCCAACTCTTACAAGTCCAGCGAAGTTGGACATCCGTTTGGCTACCTGAAAGCCAGTACAAACCTTACCTGCGTCAACTTGTTTGTTATGCCATACAATTATCCAGTGCTGCTTCCACTTTTGGAGGAACTTTTTAAAGTGCATCGATTAAAACCAACAAACGAATGGCGAACCCAGTTTCAAAATTACATGAGGACTATGCCCACTTACTACGCATCAGTAAgtagaaatataattatttcatatcaACTGTTCATGTACAGTTATGGTGAGCAGATTTCCAAGACAATTATTGAGACTTATATGTTACCTTCGTTTCAATACTGTACATGTGTCATTGCACCAATTATCAGGCAGCTTTTCACacccacaattttttttagcctgCAATTAAATTATGTTGTAGGGCACGTCATACTAAAAATATACCGAAACTTTTAGACATCCAAGTGCCATGGTGCTCCGAAGAGACCTATAGAATTTTCACGTAATGGTTAAGAAGCATTATTTTTACACTCTACTACTTTACAACTACACTATTACAATTGTAAGCAAATGAAACCTTTGACCTTAAAAAGCTGCTTGAAGATTGGTGAAATAATCCGCATATTATTACAATCTTTGGTAAAGATTGTCAATATACTCATGTGGTACTGAGTCTGTTCTGTCTGTAACAATATTTAAGCCATTCAAATACATTTATCTTATTcagatgtaaaataatttttagacAGAATCAATTATAGCTATTGCTTGTCGTCAAATTCCTCTCTACTCTAATCAAAAAAAActtatacaattattttttgaatttatagtCATTAAGAAGAGCGCTAACACGCATGGGTGCACCTACACCGCTGGCTCAGACGTTGATTCCAGACAACATGGACAATTCCTTGTCTTACAGTGTTTTAAACTATTTAAAACGGTTAAAAAATCAAGCTAAAAtagagtttgaaaaactttgtaACGAAGTGATTTCAAAGCAAGTGGCTAATgctaatttaaataaaactttaGCAAATGGTAACTCAACAACTGTGACTGAAGGAGTTCGCGTTATGCCGCGAACACCACTGAAGAAAGATCtggtgagaaaaaatcaaCTGTTATAGGTTTAAGGATTATTGCTAGTTTcgagtttttttattacatgccTGACAATTATTTTGATCCATCACATTCTCGCTTGAATATAAACATACCCACTGAACATTCACATTAAGTTTTAAGAAATAAGATTGTATGTTCGGTTCATCAAAACTACCAAACAAGCTTTTACAAGATTCATGATTATTCCAGGTATCACATCCACTGTTGCAAGACAAGTTCACAGGGCTCAGAGATCAGCTTAACGAGTTTGGTGGGTTCGTAGTAGGACTTGTCAGAAATCAACAGCAGCAGCGAGGGGCACAGAGTTATAGAAATGCATTTGATGTACCAAGAAAATCACTGCTGGATCAAGTTGTTCGGATGCGAGCGAATTTTCTTCAGCCTGGATTATTACATACAAAGTTATTAGATGATGATTATGTCCATTCAATGCCTGTAGCCCAAATGGGAAATTATCAGGAATATCTTAAACGAATGACTCCACCTTTGAGGGAAATAGAAAGTGCCCCAGTGAGACAGCACATGTTTGGTAAGTATCCTTGTAATTCACAATATAACTTTTGCTAATTAAATTGACCATAATAAGACTTTCGAAGTGTCTACTATGCGGAAGAAccctgaaaattcagaattctcattaaaaaaacctgaaaattttAGGTAATTTGTCGATAACttgatacaattttatttgataCTCTTCAGATAGtcaatttttaactgaaaaattattttattcaaaatttaatgcTTGATCGAACATCCAACGAAAATGCTCAGAATTGTTAACAAAAGATAATTTGCAGAGTGCACTGATTGATTaaactttgaatgaaaaatcatacTTTCAGTACaccttgaaaattacaaaaatttcttgaaaaaccTTGAATTCAAATATATCCAAACAATTGTAATCCAGAACTGCTTTAGatcaagaataaattttttttaaccccatctgaattgagaatttttaaatataattcataGTATAGTACATAGATATGAAATATTTAGGTTGAATAAGGAGCATTATTTTGGACTTGTTAATACAGTGTCGTATCACTTATAATTAAGAGTTTTCGAGTCTTCACTGTCGTATATACCACTAGAAAAGTTTCTGTTGTATAATATCGTAATTTATATTGGTAATTGGCCTCTAAAgctaaattttacttttcactaTTTCAGGTAATCCTTTCAAAATAGACAAAAGAATGATGGTCGACGAGGCTGACATAGACATGGTTGGATCTACTTCCTCAAATTTGAAGACGGGAAGCTTAAAGCGAGCCACGCCGCCATCTGATAGCGGAG
The genomic region above belongs to Diprion similis isolate iyDipSimi1 chromosome 8, iyDipSimi1.1, whole genome shotgun sequence and contains:
- the LOC124408849 gene encoding integrator complex subunit 6 isoform X3; this translates as MTIIVFLIDTSASMNQRAYLGGRPTLLDVAKSAVETFVKVRQRSPESRGDRYMLLTFEEPPQNIKAGWKENLATFMNELKNLQCVGLTTLGAALKHALDVLNINRMQTGIDTYGQGRCPFYLEPSVIVVITDGGKYTANGGVQQDFVLPMHSPIPGTELTKEPFRWDQRLFSLVLRLSGTPAVERDTGLVASDSSPIDAMCEVTGDPPPLANDAQHPDDDENEDEMNLLNGIRPQFPPNTMAPGNTAWHSCRRLIYVPRSAQKGFAVGFWPIPESFWPDLSASSLPPRSAHPNVKFTCTSQEPMVIENLPFDKYELEPSPLTQYILARKQPTICWQVFVANSYKSSEVGHPFGYLKASTNLTCVNLFVMPYNYPVLLPLLEELFKVHRLKPTNEWRTQFQNYMRTMPTYYASSLRRALTRMGAPTPLAQTLIPDNMDNSLSYSVLNYLKRLKNQAKIEFEKLCNEVISKQVANANLNKTLANGNSTTVTEGVRVMPRTPLKKDLVSHPLLQDKFTGLRDQLNEFGGFVVGLVRNQQQQRGAQSYRNAFDVPRKSLLDQVVRMRANFLQPGLLHTKLLDDDYVHSMPVAQMGNYQEYLKRMTPPLREIESAPVRQHMFGNPFKIDKRMMVDEADIDMVGSTSSNLKTGSLKRATPPSDSGGPPAPRPPPNKRKPGPIPKDVIVRRPSYSPVNTPPSSPIPWMDETKNQVVPTANSNNISNSSSASGSLNLLSQTVPDKLVNGLAEIPAMPPFEPMPIEPVVIHSEPLPTSTRIMLNNIDAPKCENITEKLDEIKTDQNSLPVNDYGENPNNVKVENCNDEQLTNHVDEKREIKIEKDKPLPKKELEEIRKHNLSIRESVYKEVRRRGKNYAALFSHLHQIQGTLDIRLAFVRDVIKESLRFKRRNLATLLEEYLQTIQEDGRTMNHKVNNNGATKIS